From the genome of Brevibacterium sp. JSBI002, one region includes:
- a CDS encoding alpha/beta hydrolase: MNQTVWARGGLHFEDVTITVPFDHFGRSGDAASGKVTLPDTVDVFARIIATEADSRKPYLVYLQGGPGVEAPRPGIAGGPTGWVKRALEEFQVVMLDQRGTGRSNPIGSVDGAITGLETVGEDPAAIAEALSYFRADSIVEDAEILRGYLGAETWSLLGQSFGGFTTLRYISAHSSALHEVYFTGGLPAIGLDPATVYGRTWEGMIRKSEQYYAAFPGDREKVRRLVELASFGDGLALPGGARATPERIRLLGHFLGASDGPEKLHYLLDLDFSSGAFRHDLAASLPFSGRNPLYAVIHESCWADGTVTNWAARRAMPDVVAEDPTLLAGEHAGPESLHEDPELEPFAEVAELVAARQWPGLYDVDALRTASVRGAAAVYFEDAYVPVEYSLATAEHLSGVQPWVTNEYEHNGLRADGYRVLDRLIGLARG; the protein is encoded by the coding sequence GTGAATCAGACGGTCTGGGCCCGCGGGGGACTGCACTTCGAAGACGTGACGATCACCGTGCCCTTCGACCATTTCGGACGGTCGGGGGATGCCGCCTCGGGGAAGGTGACGCTGCCGGACACTGTGGACGTGTTCGCGCGGATCATCGCCACCGAGGCGGACAGCCGGAAGCCCTACCTCGTGTACCTGCAGGGCGGGCCCGGCGTGGAAGCTCCGCGCCCGGGCATCGCCGGAGGTCCCACCGGTTGGGTGAAGCGTGCCCTCGAGGAATTCCAGGTCGTCATGCTCGACCAGCGCGGAACCGGGAGATCGAACCCGATCGGCTCCGTCGATGGGGCCATCACCGGCCTTGAGACGGTGGGGGAGGACCCGGCCGCGATCGCTGAGGCGCTGTCGTACTTCCGCGCCGATTCGATCGTCGAGGACGCGGAGATCCTGCGCGGCTACCTCGGCGCGGAAACCTGGTCCCTGCTGGGTCAGTCCTTCGGCGGCTTCACGACTCTGCGCTATATCTCCGCGCATTCGAGTGCCCTTCACGAGGTGTACTTCACCGGCGGTCTGCCGGCGATCGGCCTCGACCCGGCGACCGTCTACGGACGCACGTGGGAGGGCATGATCCGCAAGTCCGAGCAGTATTACGCAGCGTTCCCCGGCGACCGTGAGAAGGTGCGGCGCCTCGTCGAGCTTGCGTCTTTCGGTGACGGTCTCGCCCTGCCTGGGGGCGCGCGGGCGACGCCGGAGCGGATCCGTCTGCTCGGGCACTTCCTCGGCGCCTCGGACGGTCCGGAGAAGCTGCATTATCTGCTCGATCTCGACTTCTCGTCGGGGGCATTCCGGCATGACCTTGCCGCGTCTCTGCCCTTCTCGGGGCGCAATCCGCTCTATGCCGTCATCCACGAATCCTGCTGGGCCGACGGCACTGTGACGAACTGGGCCGCAAGGCGGGCGATGCCCGACGTCGTGGCCGAGGATCCGACTCTGCTGGCCGGTGAGCACGCCGGGCCTGAGTCGCTGCACGAGGATCCGGAGCTTGAGCCCTTCGCCGAGGTGGCCGAGCTCGTCGCCGCACGTCAGTGGCCCGGTCTCTACGATGTCGACGCTCTGCGGACCGCCTCGGTGCGCGGTGCTGCGGCAGTGTATTTCGAGGACGCCTACGTGCCGGTGGAGTATTCGCTGGCCACGGCCGAGCATCTGTCAGGGGTGCAGCCGTGGGTGACGAACGAGTACGAACACAACGGTCTGCGCGCCGACGGATACAGGGTCCTCGACCGGCTCATAGGCCTCGCTCGCGGGTGA